The DNA region ttctcctcctctgtgctagccaaaacaccttcatcattacgtatacacttctcacctacaatatcttgattagtcttcttcatttgctttgctatcttgaatacctcattgcgctggtcttcccttctgcaaatctgtttctctctgcttctgattttgccttatacactgctgtacgagcgcgacgcttagcttctaagtaaatatttttactaccacctgacttccactctttccaaagtttcctcttttcctttatacattggtcaacctcattattccaccaccaggtctgtctatgtctagctggtcgtTTCGTCCACCCAAAGGTAttatcagaagcttctagaagacaattcttcaaagtagtccaagtactttcaacattgtcactatcacattgactattgtaggctaactgctgaacttttgcactaaattgtcttgctacaatctcttccttcagcttccagacttttcgacggggcctgtactttcccttggcttctttaacactcttcaagataatatcacaaaccagcaacctatgctgggaaacacactcttcccccgatataactttcacgtccttcaccactttcttgtctgactttctaaccaggaagtaatctatctgttgtgtcttacaaccacctgactcatatgttatcagcctactctgtctcttactgaatgatgtgttgcaaaccaccatgtccgttgccattccaaactcaagcaatctctccccttccttatttctgctcccaaatccatagcctccatgcacacctctataaccttcagatgacttcccaacatgaccattaaagtcgccgcccaccatgacaagttcagtgtctccaaactttgatgtgactgcttttaactcatcataaaacttatctttatcttcctcactgtgtccacactgtggagcataaactgacagaaaagtgacaatcctattacctatcaaaaactttatcactataatacgactattaacacgtataacatctattactttttctacccacttctctgcaacgaatatgccaactcctccatatccatcactattaccaatccaaaaaagcttataccttgccctcctaccttccataAATctctcctctccacctaacttccttaacacaacacatatcaacagatctaccttctaacatttcaactacttcacctgctctacctctcagagtaccaacatttacactagccatcctcaacctagtgttatctaccttgtgatgtgatagctgggtaacggtctgacgatgctcacatctgacatctgtcctaccgtgcgcgacaccttcactccttagagttccagccccgtttacgcagtttgtctgatcaactattcttacggccattaataaagagttttggcagtgttttacagctggatgcccttcctatcgccaaccgttcacagaccggactgggtgttttttaaagtgacaccatcactatgtggcatttcattggacttccacaatcgcccctttaaactaaggtatggtggaggacgttcaactcctctcttgtctcttaaggagaccctttACTAAAATGATCACAGGTATTGGTCATCTACCATACGAAGAAAGACTTAAACAAATTTGATGTCTCTGGAAATTAAGAGGAGATTAAGCGCTGACCtcatagaaatatttaaaataatgaatGGGTATGGAAATTTGAACCTGAATAACTTTTTTGAACTGAGTGAGAATTCACTGACTAGGGGACACTCAAAAAAGATATGGAAGCCTCATAGTAGGCtggataaaagaaaattttcatttGTTCCTCGGGTTATTAATGAATTGAACACTCTACCAGAGAAAGCAGTGACTGCCTGCCCCAGTTCTAAAACTACCACTGATGTTGGCCTACTAAAGACGTTATCTGGTAAGTTATTGCtggctatttttttaaaaaacaagacaTAAAAAGACATACCACACCAGGCctattaaatacaaaaaaagtacttgtGATAAATCATGCCGACCTagctttaataatttttagGTGCAATTGATACTATAGAAATTAGGGGAAAAAATTAGAACAAGCAAGACTAGGGTTCGATTTCCCTTATCAATGTTTACCATAATAGCCCCATGTTATACCCAAGCCATGTGGGGGTTAATTGGGGAGATGACACACTGTGTGTGCCGTTGGATGCGGAGTTGTCTGGTAGTAGACAggctagtcatgtaaaatatgcacatctagcTTTAACGCTCTACAGCTGTTGTATGTTAACTGACAACTGGCTAGCCAATTAGCCAGATAATAATGCTGAATGAAATCGGGCCTTAGTTTACCGCCAGCCGCCggcatataataatatatatgcaTTTATAAAAACGCAATTATTAGAAACATCAAAATAgccagctaaaaaaagtcacgcCATCACCACCCCCCCTCCCTGTAACATCTTCTTCAGGGGATACTTCCCCGGGAGAGGGAAAACCAAGATCCTGCCCCCGATGCAATATTAACCCTGAACCCCTCCGAATGATGGCTTCTCTTGTAGTCGGCCGGTACGTTTTTTGCAgctttttgaaagaaaaagacGCCTTAAGTGAAGTGTTTATATGTTAAGCGAAAAATTTTGTCTCATAGGCTGTTATTGCCGGCAAAGGAGGTTTAACCCTAATAGCGTTTAACCCCAATTTTTCAAATCAGGGAAAAGACAAGTGCCTATCACAATCTTGTTTAAGCACATATGTTACTGCGCGTTGTTGTTCGGTtcacataaaaaaacagaattttgtAAGATTCGACAGTTTCTTTCCAATAATAAAGTACAAATCCTCAAAATCCGTAGTAAACTGTTCTCGCTGTTCACAACGCTAAGCAACTGTTTTACACAAAAATACAACTCTTTTTATACACAAAAGTGACACAAAAACATAACAATTACTGCACAGCTACGATACGCACGACTAACACACACAATGACATTAGCGCACCACAAGGGACAACTCAAACACACAAACTATAATTGTCTCTAAACGAAATCCCATAGGGGCCATTTCATCTGGCTCCCCTCAAGTTCATCTTGAAAATTGTGGCTCCTCGTCGGGGATTCGATATTCTAACAATTGTATCAATTTCGTGATTGGTCGATCCAATATTGTACCAGCACGGCTACCAAGCTTCACGCTACAACTCCGAACCTTTCCATCTGCACTCGTTTTTACAGCCACCACTCTTGCCAGTGGCCACCGTCCTCTTTCACAATCCTCATTTTGCACCATCACTATATCACCAGCAGCAAAATTTCGTTCGTTTTTATTCCACTTTGTTCGTGTCTGTAGTGAACACAGATATTCGCATTTCCATCGTCTCCAGAACATATCCAACACATACTGAGCTCTTTTCCACTGTTTCCTGCAATATAACGACGCTTCTTCAAAATTACCAGGAGGCGGTAAAACTACCTTTGATTTCATCGTTAGAAGAGCAAGTGGTGAAATTGGTGTTGCACTGTTTGCATCGCTGATTGCTTCGACGCATAAAGGTCTAGAGTTAACGATACTTTCTGCTTCTGTTAAAATAGTGTGCACCGATTCTTCACTCAAACGCGAGCCATTATGATTGAAAAGATCTTTTAATATTGCGCGCACAGATCGAATCTGGCGCTCCCATACTCCACCCATGTGCGAAGCAGCAGGTGTATTCCTCTTCCAGAGAATCCAATCACAACCAACACTTTGAAGGAATTGTTTAACTTTCGCATTGTCCATTTGTTTTAATGCCTTTATGAACTCGGTCTCGGTGCCGACAAAGTTAGTGCCGTTGTCGCTTCTCATCGTTCGAATGTTTCCTCTTCTAGCAACAAACCGTCGCAAAGCTAGAATGAAGGAGTCAGTTTCCAAGGTGTTGACAACTTCAATATGGACGGCTCTGCTCGCCAAACAGGTAAAGAGGCAGCCATATCTTTTTACAAACTTTCGATATGGTTTTATGACCAATGGCCCAAAGAGATCCACTGCGCAGTATGTGAAAGGTGGGCATGCGTCTACTCGATCTTTGGGTAAATCTGCCATGACTTGCTGGCCAGCTCTTCCCCTCAATATTCTAGAATCAACTGTCGTACTGCTGAGTTGATGTGTATGATCCAATATCCACGTTGCCGAATTTCTTGCAATGTTATTCCTCTCCCCGAATGGTGAGTGTTTTCGTGGCACCATCGGAGCACAAGTTCGGAAAACCAACTTTTTTTGGGAAGAATAGCAGGATATTTGAATTGATACGCTTCATCCATGTTGCACAATCTTCCACCAACTCTGAGAATTCCATCATCGTCAATGAAAGGACTCAATTTGTATAATTTGCTGCATTCTTTCAAAGCAGACTTCTTAATTTTGTCGTTTCGTCGATCTTGTCTCCATTCCTTTGAAGCAAGAGCTTTAATTTCAGAGGCAAAGTGTTGTTGTTGTActaattttattaaacatttttcgGCTCGTTGAAGATCTTCAACGCACAGCACTGGGGGACTCGCCTTCTGGCTTCTTCTTGTCATCCCATGACTTGGGgcttttattttcatcttcaGAATGTCGATAAATCGACCGACCAAGGCCATGACCCGTATGCATTTCTGTAGCCTGGAAATTCTTCTCTCGAATGTACATAagattccagaatcagttgctgAAACAAATACTGAAACGCTACGTTTAAATTCGGGATCATCAGTGACACTGTTTTTCGCTGGATCGTAGGCAGCTGGCCATGCTTCCCTTTCTTCCCAGAGAAACTGAGGTCCCTTGAACCATCTACTACTATTCTCTACATGTTTCAAACTTATGCCTCTCGAGGCATCATCGGCTGGGTTTTCATGGGAAGGAACGTGATTCCATTAATCCAACGAAGTATTTTCTTGAATTTGTTGAATTCTATTTgccacaaaaatatgaaaacgtcTTGATTCGTTATTAATATAACCCAGTACTACGTTGCTGTCTGTCCAATAACATTCGTAGTCTACGGCAGGCATTTCTTGCTTCAACATTACTCCGACCTTTACGGCCACAGTTGCTGCTGTCAACTCCAACCTTGGTATTGAAACCATCTTTATTGGAGCTACTCTCGATTTTCCAAGGAGTAAGCAGCAGTTGACGTTTCCTTCTACAtctattttcattatttttcgaCAATCTTCCAATTTATGTTTGTTCGAACAGTAGAGACAATCTCTGGTGACGCCCGTCAGGTTTGTTTTAAGTTTGGGTGGATCTTTCTTGTTTTTCACGTCATTATCCTTTTTATTCTTCAATTCACTGATGGCTTCTCTAGAGTAGAGGGGATCATTTTCAAGCGTTGTCTCTTGCTCCATGAAGTCAACAAAATCCCTCAGCTCCGCTTCGTTCGTTTTTATTCCACTTTGTTCGTGTCTGTAGTGAACACAGATATTCGCATTTCCATCGTCTCCAGAACATATCCAACACATACTGAGCTCTTTTCCACTGTTTCCTGCAATATAACGAATCCGCTCATATGCGAAGTGCCAATCTTGGGTGAATAATGGTTGTATAGGTGTCATTGGCTCCGGTTATGAAGGCGCTAGAAGTCATCCAAAGTTGGTAAAGAAAATTGAACAGCGAGAACAGTTTACTACTATGTTACTGCGCGTTGTTGTTCGGTTCACATAAAAAGACAGAATTTTGTAAGATTCAACAGTTTCTTTCCAATAATAAAGTACAAATCCTCAAAATCCGTAGTAAACTGTTCTCGCTGTTCACAACGCTAAGCAACTGTTTTACACAAAAATACAACTCTTTTTATACACAAAAGTGACACAAAAACATAACAATTACTGCACAGCTACGATACGCACGACTAACACACACAATGACATTAGCGCACCACAAGGGACAACTCAAACACACAAACTATAATTGTCTCTAAACGAAATCCCATAGGGGCCATTTCAACATACTTGGAAATATTTTACCATTCTCTTTTCATTTTCTAATAGAAGTATAATTATTTGAAatatatcttccggtttttgcACGAAAAAATGGTTAAGTATTGCAAAATCTTGCAAAATTAACAGTGAAATTGGAGAAATCGGATTCGACATATTTCGAAAAGATTGGAATTAATTAGTCGTACATATTTTTCACAGCGCTATTTCGTGCATCCTTTGCCAGCATGAAGTAATGAAGAATTTCTATTAGCTCCAAAATGCACATTGACGCATGCGCAAAAAAGTCACGTGTCGTTAAAAATTGACGCATGCGCATAAAGCTCTCCCCACGACCCCACGAAATTCAACTACATCATAAAAAATGGCGAATGTGCCAAACAGGTCCCGGCTGAAGTCCGACGATATAATCATCAGAAATTGAGTAGAGAGTCCCTACTTAAATAGTCAATGCTAGTTAGGGGTTTATgtagatataaaaataaactggTTTAtctatacataggtgaatatttatcatagcacatccgtatttcattctcaacagagaatgtttcaccccgatcagacctctgatcatgacgggcgagtataatgcgtgtaaatCGCACTGCTCTTTCATCGCTTTATTCTATGGACTACTGCCAAGTCCAGGGAATGTTCACTAGCTCCACAGCGTTTCAAGATCCTTCTTCTCATCCTCCGAAAAGCACAAATCCATTGCCCTATGGTAATGCCAGACTACTGGCCCTAAGTCGTATTTTATTCAATCCTTCTGTATTTTCCGATGGCGATAGGCATCAGTATATGGCTTGGACCACCCAGTACACCTTGCCAACATTTATTATGTGACGAACCAGGACGGTCTAGGACGGATCACTTTGCTGGGGGGGTAGAGCGACAAGGCCGCGCTGCACATGTCTTGGGTCTTTATCCAATCTGGAACATACTTGAGCATCTTGGGATGCCTTGCACATCCTATTTGATGTAGTAACGGCCTTGGTACACATGTCTTGAGTCTTGAATTTATATGGAACATAGATAAACCATACTGAAAGATAACTACTTTGTTCAtaactaacatactgcctggcagtgagcgggattcgatccgcggttcCCATAACTGGGAACCGCAGGCAAACCCACTACAcaacgtgcggcaatatgttagtgatgaactcagatagtttatccggatggtgtgtatacataggtgagtatttatcatagcacatccgtattttattctcaacagagaatgtttcaccccgatcagacctctgatcatgacgggcgagtataatgctcATGAATAAAGCGATGAAATAGCAGTGCGATGATAGTGGACGCATACTTGATGAGTAGGATAGATACAATTGGTCGGAGACTATCGTGGATGGATAAAATGCTTTGCTGGTGGTGCTATCTGGAATACATTACGTATAACGGAGGCAGTTGCGAATGCTGTAGTTGGACcttcaaaaacataaaataaaagaaggGTGTTATAATTTGGAATTAAAACCGTTTATTAAAAAGACTTTAACAGTGGCGTAACGCCTGACAATATCGAGGATATGAATGTCGAAAACCTGGTCCTCAGCAACCATATCCCTACAAACAAGGGGAGGGAAAGGAGATATGTGATTTGGTATTGTGTTTAAGGCAAGCCATCTCTGCTGGTGATAAATACTCTCAAACATATCTACTTCCATGGTGTATCCTAATATTTCAAGGATTCTGCGTTAACCATGTCATTAGATCTTAGTGGCTACCCCAAGTTTTTTGGCCAAGTATTCCCAGAGCTGAACCAAGATAGAGGCTTTGGAAGGGCATTGCTTCAGCAACATAAGTGTTAAGAAAGAACGGCATATTAGTACTGAACTGAAAGAGTAAGGGCAACATCAGAAACCAGCTTTCACAAGAAGaaggtgccgcagggatcttgTGAATTTACGGGCAATCATCAAATCATAGGCATGGAGGAGTGTAAGTACGAGAAGGTCCCTACACTCCGCTAGCTATCTTAGCGACTCCGATTATGATGATGGGAGCGAACCTCGACCCCAGAGCATCTTATAGCTTTTCTGACCCCAGGACGGCGATACGatcatgttcgtatcgccgtcctggggtcagaaaagatacaagatgccctggaaacgaggttttGTCGGTTGGTATATTCCTACAAATCAAAACATGAATATTTTGAGGAAAGAAGCGGCGATGTTAGGTATCATAGCAAGATCGAAGATCATCATTGATCAAGATACAGGAGAGGGGATCGGTTGTGTTGGAGGAGACGTAGATACATCAAGATACAGATTGTAGTTTTTCAGAACCTCATCTTTACCTTGTTGTCTTTCTCTTGCGACTAGCTTCGCACGCTCTCGTTTATCGATCTTATTCATCTGTTTCCTTAGTACCATATAGCGCTGTTTTTCCTGCTTAATCAGGCTAAATTCGTAGTCCCTTGCAACTGCATTTTCGATAGTCTTGgagattattattttattattattaatcatTACAGGTTTACAACTTCAGTATGATATAATATATCTGCACTGTTATCAACGAGTGACCAGCGAGTGAgagttaaaaattgtttttgtttttaagtaatatatataaaattatgagaatgttagaaaaaaaaagaaaagaaaataagaatcaAATAGCAGACTATGAAcagaaaattagcaaaaatgggaattagaaaaaaattgagtttAGGATTCAAACTAAGATAATAGACCTAGAACTCActttgtttcaaaaactttttaaaatttatcataCTCTTTTCTTCCCTGATATTAGAGGGGAGACTATTAAAAACTAAAGCTCCTTGATAATACGTAAGCTTCCGACCAGCTTCCGTCTTGATGCTAGGTAAGACTAATTTAGATCTATTTTCTCTGGTGTTAATCGAATTGCTAACCAATTTGTAATTGCTGTCAACAGTCGTTAACAGCTTTGAACACATCGATTGCTACTTGACCAATTCTTGCGGGTTTTGATGATGTGCTTAGCTCTTCTCAGCAAGGACTCAAATTTTCCAATCCATGTTTTATTCATTCCACTAGATACGTCGTAGAAGAACAGTGGATGGATTATTGAGTTAAAGATGGTTTCAGCAACATTTGGAGAAATTTTGTAAcgtattttatataaaagtttgatGCGTGAGGTTATACgcttgtatgtttttttaaggTGATGGTTCATGTTAAGGTGAGTATCCAGTTGAATCCCAAGGTATTCGTAATAATCTGGTTGGTTTATATCATTTTGATCGAT from Hydractinia symbiolongicarpus strain clone_291-10 chromosome 6, HSymV2.1, whole genome shotgun sequence includes:
- the LOC130647286 gene encoding uncharacterized protein LOC130647286, with protein sequence MCWICSGDDGNANICVHYRHEQSGIKTNEAELRDFVDFMEQETTLENDPLYSREAISELKNKKDNDVKNKKDPPKLKTNLTGVTRDCLYCSNKHKLEDCRKIMKIDVEGNVNCCLLLGKSRVAPIKMVSIPRLELTAATVAVKVGVMLKQEMPAVDYECYWTDSNVVLGYINNESRRFHIFVANRIQQIQENTSLD